The proteins below come from a single Enterobacteriaceae endosymbiont of Donacia fulgens genomic window:
- the mutS gene encoding DNA mismatch repair protein MutS, with protein MSTPMMEQYFKFKKQYPNILLFYRLGDFYEMFFEDAKKASKILNIVLTKRGKLNGKPIPMAGIPVNSIENYLSKLIKLGESVAICEQIEKKKNTLSKNKILNRKIVRIITPGTVSDDILLNNKIDNLLGSIYQDIKLGFGYATLNISSGDFRIMENKDINIIAGELQRTNPKELLYSENFQDISLLEKRNCIRRRPLWEFDIDTAIQQLNMQFRTKNLKSFGIDKSFLAIRAAGCLIQYVKDTQKVYLPHINNIFLENHNNEIIMDENTRKNLEIINSISGDKDNTLIKVLDYTTTSMGSRLLQRWLNNPIRDIKIILNRQKNIFVLQKYFLDFQKILLKISDIERIIARLALKTAKPNDLVSLRQTLNYLPKIYKILQKINNCEIKSKILNLGLFSQLKKLLEKSIKKKPALSLKEGNVIATGYNQELDKLRELSNDSNKYLFFIENQERNLLKIEKLKIGYNTIHGYYIQINKSYKGNLPNKYIQIQTLKNFKRYSIPELQKYQKNIFLSKEKLLNLEKYLYNKLFSYINPFLVNLQKISLYLSELDVLCNLSERSLTLNYTCPIISKKIGISLINSRHPIVENIIKSSFIANNVILTDKQNMLLITGPNMGGKSTYMRQIALIILMTYIGSYVPADKAIIGPIDRIFTRIGSADNISFGLSTFMVEMIETANILRNATKKSLVLMDEIGRGTSTHDGLAIAWACAENIAKKIKSLTLFATNYIELANLKIKNKCIKNMFFDAIEINNSIVFLYKIKNGSINKNYGLFVASLAGIPKEVIKQAKKKIKQLENYNI; from the coding sequence ATGTCTACACCTATGATGGAGCAATATTTTAAATTTAAAAAACAATATCCTAATATTTTACTTTTTTATAGATTAGGAGATTTTTATGAAATGTTTTTTGAAGATGCAAAAAAAGCATCAAAAATATTAAATATTGTATTAACTAAAAGAGGAAAATTAAATGGAAAACCTATTCCTATGGCAGGAATACCAGTTAATAGTATAGAAAATTATTTATCAAAATTAATTAAATTAGGAGAATCTGTAGCTATTTGTGAACAAATAGAAAAAAAAAAAAATACATTATCTAAAAATAAAATTTTAAATAGAAAAATAGTTAGAATTATTACACCTGGAACAGTTAGTGATGATATTTTATTAAATAATAAAATTGATAATTTATTAGGATCAATATATCAAGATATAAAATTAGGATTTGGTTATGCAACACTAAATATTAGTTCTGGCGATTTTAGAATCATGGAAAATAAAGATATTAATATAATTGCAGGAGAATTACAAAGAACAAATCCAAAAGAATTATTATATTCTGAAAATTTTCAAGATATAAGTTTATTAGAAAAAAGAAATTGTATTAGACGTAGACCATTATGGGAGTTTGATATAGATACAGCAATTCAACAATTAAATATGCAATTTAGAACTAAGAACTTAAAAAGTTTTGGTATTGATAAATCATTTTTAGCTATTAGAGCGGCAGGATGTTTAATCCAATATGTTAAAGATACACAAAAAGTATATTTACCACATATTAATAATATTTTTTTAGAAAATCATAATAATGAAATTATTATGGATGAAAATACACGTAAAAATTTAGAAATTATTAATAGTATTTCAGGAGATAAGGATAATACTTTAATTAAAGTATTAGATTATACTACAACTAGTATGGGAAGTCGTTTATTACAAAGATGGCTAAATAATCCAATACGTGATATAAAAATTATTTTAAATAGACAAAAAAATATTTTTGTTTTACAAAAATATTTTTTAGATTTTCAAAAAATATTATTAAAAATTAGTGATATTGAAAGAATTATTGCTAGATTAGCTTTAAAAACTGCAAAACCAAATGATTTAGTGTCTTTAAGACAAACATTAAATTATTTACCTAAAATTTATAAAATTCTTCAAAAAATTAATAATTGTGAAATAAAATCAAAAATTTTAAATTTAGGACTTTTTTCTCAATTAAAAAAATTATTAGAAAAATCTATAAAAAAAAAACCTGCTTTATCTTTAAAAGAAGGAAATGTTATAGCTACTGGATATAATCAAGAATTAGACAAATTGAGAGAATTATCAAATGATTCAAATAAATATTTATTTTTTATAGAAAATCAAGAACGTAATTTATTAAAAATAGAAAAATTAAAAATAGGATATAATACAATTCATGGATATTATATTCAAATTAATAAAAGTTATAAAGGTAATTTACCTAATAAATATATTCAAATTCAAACTTTAAAAAATTTTAAAAGATATTCTATTCCAGAATTACAAAAATATCAAAAAAATATTTTTTTATCTAAAGAAAAACTCTTAAATTTAGAAAAATATTTATATAATAAATTATTTTCTTATATTAATCCTTTTTTAGTAAATTTACAAAAAATATCATTATATTTATCTGAATTAGATGTATTATGTAATTTATCTGAAAGATCTCTAACTTTAAATTACACATGTCCTATAATTAGCAAAAAAATAGGAATATCATTAATTAATTCTAGACATCCCATTGTTGAAAATATTATAAAATCATCTTTTATAGCTAATAATGTTATATTAACTGATAAACAAAATATGTTATTAATAACAGGTCCTAATATGGGTGGTAAAAGTACTTATATGAGACAAATAGCTTTAATTATATTAATGACTTATATAGGTAGTTATGTTCCTGCAGATAAAGCTATTATAGGTCCTATAGATAGAATTTTTACTAGAATAGGTTCTGCAGATAATATTTCTTTTGGATTATCTACTTTTATGGTAGAAATGATAGAAACTGCAAATATTTTAAGAAATGCAACAAAAAAAAGCTTAGTATTAATGGATGAAATAGGAAGAGGTACATCTACTCATGATGGTTTAGCTATAGCATGGGCTTGTGCGGAAAATATCGCTAAAAAAATTAAATCACTTACTTTATTTGCAACTAATTATATCGAATTAGCAAATTTAAAAATTAAAAATAAATGTATAAAAAACATGTTTTTTGATGCAATAGAAATTAATAATTCTATTGTATTTTTATATAAGATTAAAAATGGATCAATTAATAAAAATTATGGCTTATTTGTAGCATCTTTAGCAGGTATTCCTAAAGAAGTTATTAAACAAGCAAAGAAAAAAATTAAACAACTAGAAAATTATAATATTTAA
- a CDS encoding Bax inhibitor-1/YccA family protein yields the protein MIEYQNLKSTTLKQEKYHIQTYFRRVYGWMSCGLLLTAFVSWYVSNTIQVINYLLNNRFFLLGLCFLQFALVFIMSNLLNRLSGKTLTTLFMFYSSLTGLTTAGVFSAYNQNTIFTAFITTSLTFLSMCLWGYFTKKDLSYLGNIILMGILGIIISSFINFWLQNNFVSSIINYVSVIFFTLLIAYDTQKLKNIAKQISLNINDKDNLRRYAILGALMLYLDFINLFFIILNLISNNENNDNNDDK from the coding sequence ATGATAGAATATCAAAATTTAAAAAGTACTACTTTAAAACAAGAAAAATATCATATACAGACATACTTTAGAAGAGTATATGGATGGATGTCTTGTGGTTTATTATTAACAGCATTTGTTTCTTGGTATGTTTCTAACACAATACAAGTAATAAATTATTTATTAAATAATAGATTTTTTTTATTAGGTTTATGTTTTTTACAATTTGCATTAGTCTTTATTATGTCTAATTTATTAAACAGATTATCAGGTAAAACATTAACTACATTATTTATGTTTTATTCTTCTTTAACAGGATTAACAACAGCGGGGGTATTTTCTGCATATAATCAAAATACAATTTTTACAGCTTTTATAACTACATCATTAACATTTTTATCTATGTGTTTATGGGGATATTTTACTAAAAAAGATTTAAGTTATCTAGGTAATATTATTCTAATGGGGATCCTTGGTATAATTATATCATCATTTATAAATTTTTGGTTACAAAATAATTTTGTATCGTCTATAATAAATTATGTTAGTGTAATTTTTTTTACATTACTTATTGCATATGATACACAAAAATTAAAAAATATTGCAAAACAAATTAGTTTAAATATAAATGACAAAGATAATTTAAGAAGATACGCTATTTTAGGTGCTCTTATGTTATATTTAGATTTTATTAATCTATTTTTTATAATATTAAATTTAATTAGTAATAATGAAAATAATGATAATAATGATGATAAATAG
- the rsmH gene encoding 16S rRNA (cytosine(1402)-N(4))-methyltransferase RsmH, whose translation MKHIPVLLKESIQSLNIKTNGIYIDATYGCGGHTKLILSKLGNYGRIYAVDCDIKTILKYKIIDNRIIYINKNFSKLKYVLNNKIGKIDGILFDLGISSFQLNNPQRGFSYMSNGPLDMRINQKKKKTAYTLLKNINEKKLSEILKKYGEERYHKKIAYNIKKYILQKKLNNTQDLSTLICSISKNNKFKHPAKRSFQAIRIFLNKEIKELKKSLKISLKLLKKGGILSIISFHSIEDRIIKHFMKKYSTSYKKNIHHKLPITEKEINNFYYKNNTINLKIIDRIFPSKKEIFNNPRSRSAILRIAEKI comes from the coding sequence ATGAAACACATACCAGTTTTATTAAAAGAATCTATTCAGAGTTTAAATATTAAAACTAATGGAATATATATAGATGCTACTTATGGATGCGGAGGACATACAAAATTAATTTTATCTAAATTAGGAAATTATGGACGAATTTATGCAGTAGATTGTGATATAAAAACAATTTTAAAATATAAAATTATAGATAATAGAATTATTTATATTAATAAAAATTTTTCAAAATTAAAATATGTTTTAAATAATAAAATAGGTAAAATAGATGGAATATTATTCGACTTAGGAATTTCTTCATTTCAATTAAATAATCCCCAAAGAGGTTTTTCTTATATGTCTAATGGCCCATTAGATATGCGTATAAATCAAAAAAAAAAAAAAACAGCTTATACTTTATTAAAAAATATAAATGAAAAAAAATTATCCGAAATATTAAAAAAATATGGTGAAGAAAGATACCATAAAAAAATAGCATATAATATAAAAAAATATATTTTACAAAAAAAATTAAATAATACACAAGATTTATCTACTTTAATATGTTCTATTAGTAAAAATAATAAATTTAAACATCCAGCTAAAAGATCTTTTCAAGCAATAAGAATTTTTTTAAATAAAGAAATAAAAGAGTTAAAAAAATCTTTAAAAATTTCATTAAAATTATTAAAAAAAGGTGGTATTTTATCAATTATTAGTTTTCATTCAATAGAAGATAGAATAATTAAGCATTTTATGAAAAAATATAGTACTTCATATAAAAAAAATATTCATCATAAACTACCTATAACTGAAAAGGAAATAAATAATTTTTATTATAAAAATAATACGATAAATTTAAAAATTATTGATAGAATTTTCCCGAGTAAAAAAGAAATTTTTAATAATCCCAGATCAAGAAGTGCAATACTACGTATTGCAGAAAAAATTTAA